GTCGGGGCGCCTCGTGGCCCCGTGCCCGAGGGAGATGCGGGTGACGGGACGTCGCTGCGTGATGCGGCCCATCTCGCCATCGTACGCGCGCGCTCAGCCGCCGATCGCGTTCATTCCGCGGGACGGCTGCAGGAAGGACGGATCGTCGATCGCGTGACCGGGCAGCTTGCCGGCCACGCAGGCGCGCAGCACCCGCTCGATGTCGGTTGCCGATCCGCCGCCGCGCAGCACGGGCACGAGGTCGTACTCGCTGGTGGAGAACAGGCAGTTGCGCAGCTGGCCGTCGGCCGTCAGGCGCATCCGGTCGCACGCCCCGCAGAACGGCGCCGTCACGGAGGCGATGACGCCGACGGTGTGCGGGCCGCCGTCGAGCCGCCAGGTCTCGGCGGGCGCGCCGCCGCGGCCGGGCACGGGGTCGAGCCGCCAGCGCCGCGCGAGGGACTCGAGGATCTCCTCGCGCGTGACCATGGCGTCGCGCCGCCAGGTGTGCCCCGCGTCGAGCGGCATCTGCTCGATGAAGCGCAGTTGCGCGTCGTGCCCGACGGCGAACTCCACCAGGTCGACGAGCTCGTCGTCGTTGACGCCGCGCATCGCGACGGCGTTGAGCTTGAGGGGACGCAGGCCCGAGGCGGCCGCCGCCGCGACGCCCTCGAGCACGTCGTCGAGCCGATCGCGCCGGGTGAGCGCGTGGAAGCGATCGCGCCGCAGCGTGTCGAGGGAGATGTTCAGCCGCGCCAGGCCCGCCTCGATCAGCTCGGGCAGCACCCGGCCCAGGCCGATGCCGTTGGTGGTCATGGCCAGCTGCACGGGACCGTCGGGGCCGGTGATGCGGGCGAGGCGGCGCACGACCTCCGGCAGGTCGCGGCGCAGCAGCGGCTCGCCTCCCGTGAGCCGGAACGTCGTGACCCCGCAGGCGGCGGCCACGCGCGCGACGGCCTCGATCTCGTCGAGCGTGAGGATGCTCCCGCGCGCCAGCCACTCGTTGCCCTGCTCGGGCATGCAGTAGGTGCAGCGCAGCGAGCAGCGGTCGGTGAGCGAGACGCGCAGGTCGCGGTGCACGCGCCCGAAGCGGTCGACGAGCGCGCCGCCCACCGCCGCGTCGTCGACGGCGGGCGCGCTCGGTCGCGGTCCGAGCCGGACCGGGACGGCCGTCATGGGCGCCTCCTGTGCATCGCTCCAGGCTACGCGGCGGCGGCGGGGTCGGGGCTCGTCTCGGGCTCGCCCGCGCGCGCCGCCCGCACCGGCACGATGCGCACGTCGTGCGATCGCACCGACAGCCGCACCGGATCGCCGGGCGCCAGGCGCAGCTCCGCGAGCCGATCGGCGGACAGCTCGGCCGCGACGGCGGGGTCGGAGGTCAGCACGCGCGCGCCGGACGGCGTCGCCTCGAAGCGCACCACGCGCGAGATCCACTCCCCCGGCTCGGGCACGTCGTCGCGCGCCAGGCGCAGGGCGGCCGTCCAGGTCTCCTGCGCGGCGCGCTCGATGCGGACGGCGCCGGGCCGGAACAGCGCCGCGACCGCGGTGTCGTCGGCCGCGCCGGTGGGCCAGCGCGCCCCGAGCCGGATGCGCCCCTGGCCGCTCGGCACGAGGGCCTCGCCGTCGCGCGCGCTGCCGAGCACGCGGTTCAGGCCGGCGATCGTCGCTCCGAACGGCGTCGCCGGCTCCTGGAGCACCTCGCGCACGGCGCCCTGCTGCGTGATCCGCCCCTTCTCGAGCAGGATGAGCCGGCGCGCGAGCGCCGCCGCATCGGCGACGTCGTGGGTGACGACGATCGTCGCCACGCGCGCGGCGGCGAGCTGAGTCTGGAGCATCGCGCGGATGTCGCCGGCCGTCTCCGGATCGAGCGAGGTGAGCGGCTCGTCCAGCAGGAGCGCGCGGGGCGCCGCGGCGAGGGCGCGCGCGATCGCCACGCGCTGGTGCTGGCCGCCCGAGAGCGTGCGGGGCAGGCGATCGCCGGAGCCGCCCAGGCCCACGTGCCAGAGCCACTCGTCGGCCTCCGTGCGCGCGTGCGCCCGGTCCAGGCCGCGCACGCGCAGCCCGAAGGCCACGTTGTCGCGCGCGTTCAGGTGAGGGAACAGCCGCGGGTCCTGGCCGAGCAGGACGACGCCGCGCCGCTGCGGGCGCACGTTGCGCCGGTGCGTCGCCGTGACCCGGCCATCGAACGTGACGGCGCCCGCCGCCAGGCGCGTCGTGCCGGCGATGGCCTCGAGCAGCGTCGACTTGCCGGCCCCGCTGGGGCCCATGACGGCCAGCACCTCGCCGTGATCGACCGACAGCTCCGCGTCGAGCGTGAAGCCGCGGCGCCGCACGACGACGTGGGCGTCGATCGCGTTCTCGTCGCGCCCGATCGCAAGGGTCATCGCACCGCCCCCGGGCGCCAGGCGCGCACGAGCAGCAGCACCGCGACGGCGGTGACGAGCAGCAGCAGCGACAGAGCGACCGCGGGACCCTGCGCGAGACCCGAGCCATTGAACGCGGTGTAGATCGCCAGCGGCATCGTGCGGGTGATGCCGGGGGCGTTGCCGGCGAACAGCGCGGTGGCCCCGAACTCGCCCACGGCCCGCGCGAAGCACAGCACGGTGCCGGCGACGAGGCCCGGCGCGGCCAACGGCAGGGTGACGCGCCACAGGATGCGCCAGCGGCCGGCGCCGAGCCCGGCCGCGGCGAGCTCGTAGTCGGTGCCGGTCGAGCGCAGCGAGCCCTCGAGCGCGAGGACGAGGAAGGGCAGCGCGACGAACACCTGCGCGAGGACCACGGCCGTCGTCGTGAACGGGATCTCCACGCCCTGGCGGGCCAGCCACTGCCCGACCGGCCCGCTCTGCCCGAACAGGAACAGCAGGGCCACGCCGCCGACCATCGGCGGCAGCACGAGCGGGATGGTCACGAGCGCGCGCAGCACCGCCGCGACGGACCGCGCCGATCGCGCGATGAGCACCGCCAGCGGCACGCCCAGGATCAGGCAGATCGCCGTCGCGAGCAGCGCCGTGCGCACCGACAGCCACAGCGCCTCGAGCGTCTCGGGTGCGGTGATGTCCGCCCACACGGTGTCCCAGCGCACGCGGGCGACCAGCGCCACGAGCGGCGCGACGAGCAGCACCAGCCCCAGCAGCGCCGGCACCGCGAGCACCCGAGGCAACTGTCCGGCGGCCCGCGTGGTCATATCCTCATCCTGCCGTGAAGCGCCCCGGCGATGCCACGATCACGGCGCTCCCGGCGCGCCGAACCCGTGGCGGTCGAGGATCCGCTGCCCCTCGGGTCCGCTCACGAACGCCGCGAACGCCGCGGCGGCGTCGGGCTCGCGGGCGTCGTCGAGCACGGCGATCGGATAGCGGTTGACGATGTCGGCCGCCTCGGGCGGCTCGGTGACCGTCACGTCGCGGCCGATCGCGTCGGTGCGGTACACGAGCCCCGCGTCGGCGACGCCGGTCTCGACCTTCGTGAGCACGGCCGTGACGTTCTGCTCCTCGCTGGCCGGCACCACCGCGATCCCGGCCCGCTCCAGCAGCGCGCGCGAGGCCGCGCCGCACGGCACCTCGGGCGCGCAGAGCACCACGTCGAGCGACCGATCGGCAAGGTCCGCGAGCTCGCCGACCGCGCCGCCGACGGGGGCGACGAGCACCAGCGTGTTCGTGGCGAACACCTCCGCGGGGCCGGCGAGTTCGGCCGCCCGCGTCATCG
This genomic interval from Microbacterium sediminis contains the following:
- a CDS encoding ABC transporter permease, with the protein product MTTRAAGQLPRVLAVPALLGLVLLVAPLVALVARVRWDTVWADITAPETLEALWLSVRTALLATAICLILGVPLAVLIARSARSVAAVLRALVTIPLVLPPMVGGVALLFLFGQSGPVGQWLARQGVEIPFTTTAVVLAQVFVALPFLVLALEGSLRSTGTDYELAAAGLGAGRWRILWRVTLPLAAPGLVAGTVLCFARAVGEFGATALFAGNAPGITRTMPLAIYTAFNGSGLAQGPAVALSLLLLVTAVAVLLLVRAWRPGAVR
- a CDS encoding ABC transporter ATP-binding protein, with amino-acid sequence MTLAIGRDENAIDAHVVVRRRGFTLDAELSVDHGEVLAVMGPSGAGKSTLLEAIAGTTRLAAGAVTFDGRVTATHRRNVRPQRRGVVLLGQDPRLFPHLNARDNVAFGLRVRGLDRAHARTEADEWLWHVGLGGSGDRLPRTLSGGQHQRVAIARALAAAPRALLLDEPLTSLDPETAGDIRAMLQTQLAAARVATIVVTHDVADAAALARRLILLEKGRITQQGAVREVLQEPATPFGATIAGLNRVLGSARDGEALVPSGQGRIRLGARWPTGAADDTAVAALFRPGAVRIERAAQETWTAALRLARDDVPEPGEWISRVVRFEATPSGARVLTSDPAVAAELSADRLAELRLAPGDPVRLSVRSHDVRIVPVRAARAGEPETSPDPAAAA
- the modA gene encoding molybdate ABC transporter substrate-binding protein — protein: MRSVRAAAIGMLALALVAACAPAAEERAPVTVFAAASLHDAFEDIARAFEAERPDIDVRPIVSDGSSVLVTQLEEGAHADVLATADEQTMTRAAELAGPAEVFATNTLVLVAPVGGAVGELADLADRSLDVVLCAPEVPCGAASRALLERAGIAVVPASEEQNVTAVLTKVETGVADAGLVYRTDAIGRDVTVTEPPEAADIVNRYPIAVLDDAREPDAAAAFAAFVSGPEGQRILDRHGFGAPGAP
- the moaA gene encoding GTP 3',8-cyclase MoaA; the protein is MTAVPVRLGPRPSAPAVDDAAVGGALVDRFGRVHRDLRVSLTDRCSLRCTYCMPEQGNEWLARGSILTLDEIEAVARVAAACGVTTFRLTGGEPLLRRDLPEVVRRLARITGPDGPVQLAMTTNGIGLGRVLPELIEAGLARLNISLDTLRRDRFHALTRRDRLDDVLEGVAAAAASGLRPLKLNAVAMRGVNDDELVDLVEFAVGHDAQLRFIEQMPLDAGHTWRRDAMVTREEILESLARRWRLDPVPGRGGAPAETWRLDGGPHTVGVIASVTAPFCGACDRMRLTADGQLRNCLFSTSEYDLVPVLRGGGSATDIERVLRACVAGKLPGHAIDDPSFLQPSRGMNAIGG